The following are encoded together in the Spiroplasma apis B31 genome:
- a CDS encoding class I SAM-dependent methyltransferase: MENKYSKYSCILYNETKPPGTSVDGDLEFYKNLLLPVEGYILEAGVGNGRLLIPLLRYKLNVIGVDKSLEMIEICKQNMNMAGLNASIIHTTLENYVENNFFEFIIMPNASFCLLENREKANIVLKNFYNSLKSGGTLAIDLILPIDFKAGTKHSMEHKLNNDHVVVENYSKEINWYEQYTINEIKYYVDQNLRETQLMKLRWYGVKEFEEMLSNIGFTDIEVIKNYNNKRILNLKTITIIGKK, from the coding sequence ATGGAAAATAAATATTCTAAATACAGTTGTATTCTTTATAATGAAACTAAACCACCTGGAACTAGTGTTGATGGTGATTTGGAGTTCTATAAAAATTTATTGTTGCCAGTAGAAGGTTATATATTAGAAGCGGGTGTTGGCAATGGAAGACTTTTAATACCGTTATTAAGATACAAACTCAATGTTATTGGAGTAGATAAGTCTTTGGAAATGATTGAAATCTGTAAACAAAATATGAATATGGCGGGTTTAAATGCTAGTATTATTCATACAACCCTTGAAAATTATGTCGAGAACAATTTTTTTGAATTTATTATTATGCCAAATGCTAGTTTTTGTTTGTTAGAAAATAGAGAAAAGGCAAATATAGTTTTGAAAAACTTTTACAATAGCCTTAAATCGGGTGGTACTTTGGCAATAGATTTAATTCTCCCAATAGACTTTAAAGCAGGTACTAAACATTCGATGGAACATAAATTGAATAATGATCATGTGGTTGTAGAGAATTACTCTAAAGAGATCAATTGATATGAACAGTATACAATCAACGAAATTAAATACTATGTTGACCAAAATCTTCGTGAAACACAATTAATGAAATTACGATGATATGGTGTTAAAGAATTTGAAGAAATGCTAAGTAATATAGGCTTTACAGATATTGAGGTAATCAAAAATTATAATAATAAAAGAATTCTCAATCTCAAAACAATCACAATCATAGGTAAAAAATAA
- a CDS encoding 5'-methylthioadenosine/S-adenosylhomocysteine nucleosidase, whose amino-acid sequence MNVCIIFAMKEEAQSLLNDCAAKQISSWPFKVFQKDNILIAISGIGLVNASSCLTFLETNYKINFYINCGLVGSVNDEYKSLECLVIKKTYFSTANATGFGYNYGQIPQMPKFFSSDLNLIDQFLKTNKDIKICNIASSDIFINSLEKKELFIVPIKDQIDVVDMEYAALCQAAYLFKKPIFSFKIVSDKFTNKTNEQQFKEILDIASQEISSRMIVYLKDINLI is encoded by the coding sequence ATGAATGTTTGTATAATTTTTGCAATGAAAGAAGAAGCACAATCGTTATTAAACGATTGTGCAGCAAAACAAATATCAAGTTGGCCCTTTAAAGTCTTTCAAAAGGATAATATTTTGATTGCAATTAGTGGTATTGGTTTAGTAAATGCCTCTAGTTGTCTAACATTTTTAGAAACTAATTATAAAATAAATTTTTACATCAATTGTGGGCTTGTTGGATCTGTTAACGATGAATATAAGTCATTAGAATGTCTAGTTATCAAGAAAACTTACTTTAGCACTGCCAATGCTACTGGGTTTGGATATAATTACGGTCAAATTCCTCAAATGCCAAAATTCTTTTCCTCAGATTTAAATCTGATAGACCAATTTCTTAAAACAAATAAAGATATAAAAATATGTAATATTGCATCTAGTGACATATTCATTAACAGCCTTGAAAAAAAAGAATTATTTATAGTTCCTATAAAAGACCAAATTGATGTTGTAGATATGGAGTACGCTGCTCTTTGCCAGGCCGCCTACTTGTTTAAAAAACCCATTTTTTCGTTTAAAATAGTTAGTGATAAATTCACTAACAAAACAAATGAACAGCAGTTCAAAGAAATTCTTGATATTGCCAGTCAAGAAATAAGTTCTAGAATGATTGTTTATTTGAAAGATATAAATTTAATCTAA